Proteins from a single region of Bartonella sp. M0283:
- a CDS encoding cytochrome (ubi)quinol oxidase subunit III, whose amino-acid sequence MSATAVTTAHAENHHDGSSTMVFGFWVYILSDLIIFATLFATFAVFASAYGGGPAGKDFISLNYVLCETALLLFSSITYGLAMVQVRNGNIGGVKTWLAITFILGLAFIGMELNEFHELLFGKENVFFFDPNAYAGVDPETGVRTFGKEVLSAYWSSFFMLVGTHGIHVTTGLIWMVLMFLHLGRHGLDKDNKTRLSCLSIFWHFLDIIWVGVFTAVYLLGAL is encoded by the coding sequence ATGAGCGCTACAGCAGTAACAACCGCTCACGCGGAAAACCACCACGACGGTAGTTCGACAATGGTCTTCGGGTTCTGGGTTTATATCCTTTCCGACCTGATCATCTTCGCAACTCTGTTCGCTACATTTGCAGTGTTCGCCTCCGCTTACGGCGGCGGACCTGCCGGTAAGGATTTCATCAGCCTCAATTACGTGCTTTGCGAAACAGCTTTGCTGCTGTTCTCGTCAATCACCTATGGCTTGGCAATGGTGCAGGTTCGTAATGGTAATATCGGCGGGGTAAAAACCTGGCTTGCTATTACTTTCATTCTTGGCCTCGCATTCATTGGAATGGAATTGAATGAATTCCATGAGCTTCTCTTCGGGAAGGAAAATGTTTTCTTCTTTGATCCGAATGCTTATGCGGGTGTTGATCCTGAAACCGGTGTTCGCACATTCGGTAAAGAAGTTCTGTCGGCTTATTGGTCGTCATTCTTCATGCTGGTTGGCACACACGGTATTCACGTTACGACCGGCTTGATCTGGATGGTATTGATGTTCTTGCATCTTGGCCGTCACGGTTTGGATAAAGATAACAAGACTCGTTTGTCCTGTCTTTCTATCTTCTGGCACTTCCTTGACATTATCTGGGTTGGTGTCTTCACAGCCGTCTATCTTTTGGGAGCACTATAA